A window of the Rickettsia felis URRWXCal2 genome harbors these coding sequences:
- the miaA gene encoding tRNA delta(2)-isopentenylpyrophosphate transferase: MTKKEIIILCGPTASGKSYLGHEFAKAYNGEIVNIDSMQVYKEISIITASPPKSYTAEVTYHLYNFLSITEDFSVVKYLKLATEKIKEITARGKLPILIGGTGLYINSLVFGYNNIPDISEDLREQVRNLHTEIGNIGLWNKLEELDTLAASKINQNDTQRLIRAYEVFLQTGKSIFSFQTLPKEQILSDFNFKIIFLNPERKFLYKTCDERLDKIFKEGAIDEIALIKKQFIPQDYSNLKAVGVKEILAYLDGNLTLDEALSAAQIRTRHYAKRQVTWFKKQIEDKTTLEYSNQEEFAQILNVIPAWH; the protein is encoded by the coding sequence GTGACAAAGAAAGAAATAATTATATTATGCGGGCCGACTGCTAGCGGAAAGTCTTATTTAGGGCATGAATTTGCCAAAGCTTATAATGGAGAGATAGTAAACATTGATTCAATGCAGGTTTATAAAGAAATCTCTATTATTACCGCCTCCCCTCCGAAAAGCTATACAGCTGAAGTTACTTACCATTTATATAATTTTCTATCAATTACAGAAGATTTTTCGGTAGTAAAATATCTAAAACTTGCTACGGAAAAAATAAAAGAAATAACTGCGAGAGGCAAGCTACCTATATTAATAGGAGGAACGGGTTTATATATCAATTCTTTAGTTTTCGGCTATAATAATATTCCTGATATATCAGAAGATTTACGAGAACAAGTAAGAAACTTACATACTGAAATAGGTAATATAGGATTATGGAATAAATTAGAGGAGCTTGACACGCTTGCTGCTTCTAAAATAAACCAAAATGATACTCAGCGTTTAATTAGAGCTTATGAAGTATTCTTGCAAACCGGTAAATCTATTTTTTCCTTTCAAACTTTACCAAAAGAACAAATCTTATCTGATTTTAATTTCAAAATTATTTTCTTAAATCCTGAACGAAAATTTTTGTATAAAACATGCGATGAGCGTTTAGATAAGATATTTAAAGAAGGGGCAATTGACGAAATTGCTTTGATAAAAAAACAATTCATACCACAAGATTATTCAAATTTAAAAGCAGTAGGAGTAAAAGAAATTTTAGCTTATTTAGACGGTAACCTTACTTTAGATGAGGCTTTAAGTGCAGCTCAAATACGAACCCGCCATTATGCTAAAAGACAAGTTACTTGGTTTAAAAAACAGATAGAAGATAAAACTACATTAGAATATTCTAACCAAGAAGAGTTTGCACAAATATTAAATGTCATTCCAGCGTGGCATTGA
- the exoC gene encoding Phosphomannomutase: protein MQINKEIFRAYDIRGNSLKDLTEEVAYKIGFCFAEMTITEDNNKICVGLDGRLSSPTLCKALELGLTEAGAEIINIGVVPTPALYFADKHFMPAGSIMVTGSHNPRDDNGFKILQNGKSFFGDQIQDLLARVLDNHVIPAPSCVIPAKAGIQINTNGDMDSRFRGNDIEYGHNIQSKYLKRILEGININPKLKVAWDLGNGATGDIIEELKSSLTNENIIINSKIDGNFPSHHPDPTNPANLQELIKLVKEQNCDLGIAFDGDGDRIGIVSGNGKILFGDQILCIFAEDILKENPNATIIVDVKASQLIVDRIRSFGGNPIIWRTGHPFIKSKMLETKALLAGEMSGHIFFADKYFGFDDAIYAALRFLDLLSKSDKTLDEIIEDLPKNYSTPEIKIFVPSELKLKIIEEIKQKLLDDKIEFNDIDGVRVNTEHCWWLLRSSNTESIIVARAESASKNGLEEIIAIINKYLEKYELLINS, encoded by the coding sequence ATGCAAATTAACAAAGAAATTTTTAGAGCTTATGATATAAGAGGCAATAGCCTTAAGGATTTAACAGAAGAAGTAGCTTATAAAATCGGCTTTTGTTTTGCCGAGATGACTATAACGGAAGATAACAACAAAATCTGTGTTGGTTTAGACGGTCGGCTCAGTTCCCCTACCCTTTGTAAAGCCTTAGAATTAGGATTAACTGAGGCAGGGGCTGAAATCATAAATATTGGTGTAGTTCCGACTCCCGCTCTATATTTTGCCGATAAACATTTTATGCCTGCCGGTAGTATTATGGTTACGGGATCGCATAACCCTCGTGACGATAACGGCTTTAAAATACTACAAAACGGTAAATCTTTTTTCGGTGATCAGATACAGGATTTACTGGCGAGGGTTTTAGATAATCATGTCATTCCTGCCCCCTCTTGTGTCATTCCTGCGAAAGCAGGAATCCAGATTAATACAAATGGAGACATGGATTCCCGCTTTCGCGGGAATGACATAGAGTATGGACATAATATACAATCTAAATACCTAAAGCGTATTTTAGAAGGAATAAATATTAATCCAAAATTAAAAGTAGCTTGGGATCTTGGTAACGGAGCAACCGGCGATATTATTGAAGAGCTAAAAAGCAGTTTAACTAATGAAAATATAATCATAAATAGTAAGATTGACGGGAATTTTCCAAGCCATCACCCTGACCCTACCAACCCTGCTAATTTACAAGAGCTAATTAAATTAGTTAAAGAACAAAATTGTGACCTTGGTATAGCTTTTGACGGTGACGGTGATAGAATCGGTATTGTAAGCGGGAACGGTAAAATATTATTTGGTGATCAAATTTTATGTATATTTGCTGAGGATATTTTAAAAGAAAATCCAAACGCAACTATAATAGTTGACGTAAAAGCCAGTCAGTTAATAGTTGATAGAATTAGGTCATTTGGCGGGAATCCTATAATATGGCGAACAGGTCATCCTTTTATTAAAAGCAAAATGCTTGAGACAAAAGCTTTACTTGCCGGTGAAATGAGTGGGCATATATTCTTTGCCGATAAATATTTTGGCTTTGATGACGCAATTTATGCAGCCCTTAGATTTTTAGATTTACTTAGCAAATCGGATAAAACGCTAGATGAGATAATAGAAGATTTACCGAAAAACTATAGTACACCGGAAATTAAAATTTTTGTTCCTTCAGAATTAAAGTTAAAAATTATAGAAGAAATAAAGCAAAAATTACTTGATGATAAAATAGAGTTTAATGATATAGACGGTGTACGGGTAAATACTGAACATTGTTGGTGGCTGCTGCGTAGCTCTAATACTGAATCTATTATAGTTGCAAGAGCTGAATCAGCTAGTAAAAATGGTCTAGAGGAAATAATAGCTATAATTAATAAATATCTTGAAAAATACGAATTATTAATTAATAGTTAA
- the abcT2 gene encoding ABC transporter ATP-binding protein: protein MDSLQVKNISKSYKKRNILTDISLNIKQGEIVGLFGPNGAGKTTCFNIIIGLMKPDSGQLLLNDINITNLPIYLRARLGIGYLLQEPSIFRGLSVEDNIKAVVEISENDKEVIEQKTHNLLEKFSIVHLKDLSAASLSGGERRRLEIARSLAIEPKFIMLDEPLAGIDPLAISDIKNLITYLREFNIGILITDHNVRDTLDIVDRAYVIFESKVLLEGKPKEIASSKKVKEVYLGESFNLYTR, encoded by the coding sequence ATGGACAGCTTACAAGTTAAAAATATATCAAAATCCTATAAAAAAAGGAATATATTAACTGATATATCTCTGAATATAAAACAAGGAGAGATAGTTGGTTTATTCGGTCCGAACGGAGCCGGTAAAACAACTTGTTTTAACATTATTATCGGTTTAATGAAACCGGACTCAGGGCAATTACTTTTAAACGATATAAATATTACTAACCTACCTATTTATTTACGAGCAAGGCTTGGAATCGGCTATCTTCTTCAAGAACCTTCAATTTTTCGAGGATTATCGGTTGAGGATAATATTAAGGCTGTAGTTGAGATATCTGAAAATGATAAGGAAGTAATTGAACAAAAAACCCATAATTTACTAGAGAAATTTTCGATAGTTCATTTAAAAGATTTATCCGCTGCTAGCTTATCAGGCGGTGAAAGGCGTAGGCTTGAGATTGCACGTTCACTTGCAATAGAGCCTAAATTTATCATGCTTGATGAACCGCTTGCCGGTATTGACCCGCTTGCTATTTCCGATATTAAAAATCTAATTACTTATTTACGTGAATTTAATATAGGTATATTAATTACTGACCATAACGTGCGTGATACTCTAGATATAGTCGACCGTGCTTATGTTATTTTTGAAAGTAAAGTATTGCTAGAAGGAAAACCTAAGGAAATAGCAAGCAGCAAGAAAGTTAAGGAAGTGTATTTAGGTGAGAGCTTTAATTTGTATACTCGATGA
- the kpsF gene encoding KpsF protein, whose translation MNHTNNYQIIAKRVISSEASALEKLSENIPVDFNRIIEFLLSFKGRIILTGIGKSGYIARKIAASFSSTGMPAFYLHPAEASHGDLGMVTRNDLVIMLSNSGETKELFNIIEYCKNSSIKIAAITMNKNSTLAKRSDFLLIVPEYPEASVIGAPTISSLIMLSLGDALMTVIHEKRGFTKDDFKIYHPGGTIGANLTKIKNLMREGNEIPLVYEDTSFAETIIIMNKKRLGCTLVTDKNQNLIGIITDGDLRRHINDQIHLKTASSIMTKNPIHISSEIFAKEALNLMKAKNITNIPIVDDNVITGIIHIHDLLRIGVS comes from the coding sequence ATGAACCACACAAATAATTACCAAATCATCGCAAAGAGGGTTATTTCTAGTGAAGCAAGTGCTTTAGAAAAATTATCTGAAAATATCCCTGTAGACTTTAACAGAATTATAGAATTTTTACTATCTTTCAAAGGACGGATAATCCTAACTGGCATAGGCAAAAGCGGTTATATTGCAAGAAAAATAGCTGCTAGCTTTTCTTCAACCGGTATGCCTGCTTTTTATTTACATCCGGCAGAGGCAAGTCACGGCGATTTAGGTATGGTGACGAGAAATGATCTAGTAATTATGCTATCTAATTCCGGTGAAACTAAAGAGCTATTTAATATAATTGAATATTGCAAGAACTCTTCCATAAAAATTGCTGCAATAACAATGAATAAAAATTCCACTTTAGCTAAAAGAAGCGATTTTTTATTAATAGTACCTGAATATCCGGAAGCTTCTGTAATTGGAGCTCCTACTATATCATCTTTAATAATGTTATCACTAGGTGATGCTTTAATGACTGTTATACATGAAAAACGAGGCTTTACTAAAGATGATTTTAAAATTTATCATCCGGGAGGTACAATAGGTGCTAATTTAACAAAAATTAAAAACCTAATGCGTGAGGGGAATGAAATACCTTTAGTATATGAAGATACTTCCTTTGCCGAAACTATAATTATTATGAATAAAAAACGTTTAGGTTGTACACTTGTCACAGATAAAAACCAAAATTTGATAGGGATTATAACCGACGGGGATTTACGTCGTCATATTAACGATCAAATTCACTTAAAAACAGCATCAAGCATTATGACCAAAAACCCTATTCATATCTCATCGGAAATATTTGCAAAAGAGGCTTTAAATTTAATGAAAGCCAAGAATATCACTAATATACCGATTGTTGATGATAATGTTATTACGGGTATTATTCATATTCATGATTTACTACGCATCGGAGTTAGCTAA
- the pnp gene encoding Polyribonucleotide nucleotidyltransferase → MFNEITKSVTWNGKVLELSTGKIARQADGAVTVKMGNSVLLCTAVVAKKAKEGIGFFPLTINYREMAYATGKIPGGFFKREGKASDREVLVSRLIDRPIRPLFHPAFVNETHVTCSVLSYDPETPVDILAIIGASAALSLSPAPYLEIVAASKVGLINGEFVLNPTLELLKTSQLDLVVAGTSDSVMMVESEAHLLAEEQMLEAVKFGFESFQPVIKIIKELAEEAKKPKLEMQDLYPASLKKEIEKLFVKEIEQAFAIKSKQERSTNLDLIPEKVLTHFVSDIENKKYSNYQIESALKSIESDILRNEILEKNRRIDGRSTTDIRQIACEIGLLPSAHGSALFTRGETQSLVSTTFGTSLDEQIVDSLEGEYKERFMLNYIFPPYSVNEAMPMKAPSRREVGHGKLAWRAINPILPNKVQFPYSIRVVAETTESNGSSSMATVCGSSLALMYAGVPIKAPVAGIAMGLVKEGKKFAVLSDILGDEDYFGDMDFKVAGTSEGITALQMDIKISGVDFKIMTVALEQARLGRLHILEQMNKVISKPNSELSKNAPSTTTIKIDKDKIRDIIGPGGKVIKEICETSGAKIDISDDGSVSVYASDRDKLKVALDKIKAIAVEPEIGEIFNGTVMKVLDSGAFINYLGNKDGFVHISEISEERIETVSSVLKQGDIVKVKLIGFDNKGKAKLTIKNADKDKSSNNPKPKNNVNNAKENSEPERRDSSKKRAWNEDSNNDKEEAITERKYFN, encoded by the coding sequence ATGTTTAACGAAATAACTAAGAGTGTTACATGGAACGGGAAAGTTCTTGAGCTTAGTACAGGTAAGATAGCAAGGCAAGCTGACGGAGCAGTTACGGTAAAAATGGGTAATTCCGTTTTATTATGTACAGCAGTAGTAGCTAAAAAAGCAAAAGAAGGTATCGGCTTTTTTCCTTTAACGATTAATTATAGAGAAATGGCATATGCTACCGGTAAAATCCCCGGGGGATTTTTTAAACGTGAGGGAAAAGCATCAGATAGAGAAGTTTTAGTATCTCGTTTAATAGATAGACCGATTAGACCGTTATTTCATCCGGCTTTTGTGAATGAAACGCATGTAACTTGCAGTGTTCTTTCATATGATCCTGAAACTCCGGTAGATATACTTGCAATTATTGGTGCATCGGCTGCCCTTAGCCTATCCCCTGCTCCTTATCTAGAAATAGTTGCTGCAAGTAAAGTCGGTTTAATCAATGGTGAATTTGTTTTAAATCCGACACTTGAATTATTAAAAACAAGTCAGCTTGATTTAGTAGTTGCAGGAACATCAGATTCAGTAATGATGGTTGAATCGGAAGCTCATTTACTCGCTGAAGAACAAATGTTAGAAGCCGTAAAATTTGGATTTGAAAGCTTCCAGCCGGTAATAAAGATAATTAAAGAACTAGCAGAAGAAGCTAAAAAACCAAAGCTTGAAATGCAAGATTTATATCCTGCCTCATTAAAGAAAGAAATTGAGAAGTTATTTGTAAAAGAAATTGAACAAGCTTTTGCGATTAAATCTAAACAGGAACGTAGTACTAATTTAGATTTAATACCTGAAAAAGTTCTTACACATTTTGTAAGCGATATAGAAAATAAAAAATATAGTAATTATCAAATCGAATCGGCTTTAAAATCTATTGAATCAGATATATTACGTAACGAGATTTTAGAAAAAAATAGACGTATCGATGGAAGAAGTACCACGGATATAAGACAAATTGCTTGTGAAATAGGTTTATTACCTTCCGCACACGGTTCAGCTTTATTTACTAGAGGCGAAACGCAAAGCTTAGTTAGCACTACATTCGGTACTAGTTTAGATGAGCAGATAGTTGACAGTTTAGAGGGTGAGTATAAAGAGCGTTTCATGCTTAATTATATCTTTCCGCCCTACTCTGTAAATGAAGCAATGCCGATGAAAGCACCTAGTCGTCGTGAAGTCGGACACGGTAAACTCGCATGGCGTGCTATTAATCCAATATTACCTAATAAAGTACAATTTCCTTATTCTATTAGAGTAGTTGCTGAAACTACGGAGTCTAACGGTTCTTCTTCAATGGCAACCGTATGCGGTAGTTCTCTTGCTTTAATGTATGCCGGCGTACCGATAAAAGCACCGGTTGCAGGTATTGCTATGGGCCTTGTTAAGGAAGGCAAGAAATTTGCGGTATTATCCGACATTCTTGGAGATGAAGATTATTTCGGTGATATGGACTTTAAGGTTGCAGGAACTAGTGAAGGGATTACTGCATTACAAATGGATATCAAAATATCCGGAGTAGATTTTAAAATAATGACAGTAGCTTTAGAGCAAGCAAGACTCGGTCGTTTGCATATACTTGAGCAAATGAATAAAGTTATTAGTAAACCAAATAGCGAACTAAGTAAAAATGCTCCTTCTACTACTACTATAAAAATAGATAAGGATAAAATTAGAGATATTATAGGACCGGGCGGTAAAGTAATAAAGGAAATTTGTGAAACTAGCGGTGCTAAAATAGATATAAGCGATGACGGCAGCGTTTCTGTTTATGCTTCAGATAGAGATAAGCTAAAAGTCGCTTTAGATAAAATTAAAGCTATTGCCGTTGAACCTGAAATCGGTGAAATATTTAACGGTACAGTAATGAAAGTCTTAGATTCCGGTGCTTTTATTAATTATTTAGGTAATAAAGACGGCTTTGTTCATATTAGTGAAATTTCAGAAGAAAGAATAGAAACGGTTAGCAGTGTTTTAAAACAAGGCGATATAGTAAAAGTTAAGCTGATAGGCTTTGATAATAAAGGCAAAGCAAAACTAACTATTAAAAATGCCGATAAGGATAAATCTTCAAATAATCCAAAGCCAAAAAATAATGTTAATAATGCTAAGGAAAATTCAGAACCTGAGCGACGTGATTCTAGTAAAAAACGAGCTTGGAATGAAGATTCTAACAATGATAAAGAAGAAGCAATTACGGAACGTAAGTATTTTAATTGA
- the rpsO gene encoding 30S ribosomal protein S15: protein MSITQERKQKLIKEYAITENDTGSSAVQCAILTERINNLTEHFKFNHKDHTSRRGLLILVGRRRRLLNYIKKNNVSEYLDLISKLGIRKIK, encoded by the coding sequence ATGTCGATTACACAAGAACGTAAACAAAAATTAATTAAAGAATATGCTATAACGGAAAATGATACCGGTTCAAGTGCGGTGCAATGTGCTATCTTAACTGAAAGAATCAACAATTTAACCGAGCATTTTAAATTTAACCATAAAGATCATACTTCAAGACGTGGATTATTAATTTTAGTCGGACGCCGTCGTAGATTACTTAACTATATTAAAAAGAATAATGTTAGCGAATATTTAGATTTAATAAGTAAGCTAGGAATTAGAAAGATTAAGTAG
- the truB gene encoding tRNA pseudouridine synthase B, whose translation MTKKFQLINPSFYGNILMNSYWLNIYKPRGISSAKLVSMVKKILGKEVKVGHAGTLDVEAEGILPLAVGEATKLIQLLIDAKKTYIFTVKFGTKTDSGDYAGTVIATKDYIPSQEEAYNVCSKFIGNVTQIPPAFSALKVNGVRAYKLAREGKEVELKPRNITIYNLKCLNFDEKNATASYYTECSKGTYIRTLAEDLALSLQSLGFVIELRRTQVGIFKEENAIRIKSPDEITKNFLEEKSIKIEAILDDILVLDATDSQAQQIKYGQKCLFNYEEDFRRLSKFAYREEFEENTERSTAAYTLVREDANTGLTYKLPLEVELSVSLLWVRYKGNLLAIGSLNKSCFNSLRVFNLL comes from the coding sequence ATGACGAAAAAGTTTCAACTTATCAACCCTTCATTTTATGGGAATATATTAATGAATAGTTATTGGTTAAATATTTATAAACCAAGAGGTATAAGTTCTGCTAAACTGGTTAGCATGGTAAAAAAAATACTCGGTAAAGAAGTTAAGGTAGGACATGCCGGTACTTTAGATGTTGAAGCGGAAGGGATACTACCCCTTGCCGTAGGTGAAGCTACAAAGCTGATACAGCTGCTAATTGATGCTAAAAAAACCTATATTTTTACCGTAAAATTCGGAACGAAAACCGATAGCGGCGATTATGCCGGCACCGTAATAGCAACAAAGGATTATATCCCTTCTCAAGAAGAGGCTTATAACGTATGTTCTAAATTTATCGGTAACGTAACACAAATACCGCCGGCTTTTTCTGCTCTTAAAGTTAACGGTGTAAGAGCTTATAAATTGGCTAGAGAGGGGAAAGAAGTAGAATTAAAGCCAAGAAATATAACCATTTATAATCTAAAATGTTTAAATTTTGATGAGAAAAATGCTACCGCTTCATACTATACGGAATGCTCAAAAGGTACTTATATAAGGACTTTAGCAGAAGATTTGGCATTGTCCTTGCAAAGTTTAGGATTTGTGATAGAATTACGCCGTACTCAGGTTGGAATATTTAAAGAAGAAAATGCTATCCGAATTAAATCACCTGACGAAATTACCAAAAATTTCCTAGAGGAAAAAAGCATAAAGATAGAAGCAATACTGGACGACATCCTGGTTCTTGATGCAACTGACAGCCAAGCACAGCAAATTAAATACGGACAGAAATGTTTATTTAATTATGAAGAAGACTTTAGACGTCTTTCCAAATTCGCTTATAGAGAGGAATTTGAAGAAAACACGGAACGCAGCACCGCAGCGTACACTTTAGTACGTGAGGATGCGAATACCGGATTGACATACAAATTACCTCTAGAAGTAGAGTTGTCTGTTAGTCTTTTATGGGTTCGCTATAAAGGCAATCTGCTTGCAATAGGTAGCTTAAACAAGAGTTGCTTTAATTCTTTACGAGTATTTAATTTATTATAA
- the tlc4 gene encoding ADP,ATP carrier protein produces the protein MTINSSNIENPPSKINSRFSKLTDYIWPIKRHEVSKFLFITLLMFCILFIQNLIRALKDSIVTTMIGAETISFLKFWGVMPSAFLMTAIYVKLVNRMKAENIFYLIISIFLAFFALFAYVIFPNHEILHLSPVTVQNLTANLLNLKWFILLLSKWSFSLFYIIAELWPNVVFALLFWQFVNNITTVEESKRFYPLFGLLSQTGIYLAGQFLENLSNINDYVTNKFALQSSFHTLSIQIILTIVLILGIIAIKTFWLLNHKVLDKEHMALLKFKAKKKSMTIAESFQMILSSRHIRLIATLLICYGIAINLVEGPWKAAATKIYKTPTEYAAFIGSYLSYTGVFTILFVVLGSNIVRRLGWFTAAVITPLIVFITGILFFAVNNFEGFAGLIIANFILTDPALIAITIGAIQNVLSKSSKYTLFDSTKEMAYVPLDPEIKIKGKAAADVIGTKLGKSGSAFLQSLVFIILPSASYQSISICLMIIFIITCLTWLWATKELNKEYKNSIKFSQ, from the coding sequence ATGACGATTAACTCCAGTAATATAGAAAATCCTCCCTCTAAAATCAATAGCCGTTTTTCCAAACTTACAGATTATATCTGGCCTATAAAACGCCACGAAGTTTCTAAATTTTTATTCATCACCTTATTAATGTTCTGTATTTTATTTATCCAAAATCTAATCAGAGCTTTAAAAGATAGTATTGTTACTACTATGATAGGTGCCGAGACTATCTCATTTTTGAAGTTTTGGGGAGTGATGCCGTCGGCTTTCTTAATGACTGCTATCTATGTAAAACTCGTTAATAGGATGAAAGCAGAGAATATATTTTATCTTATTATATCAATTTTTTTGGCATTCTTTGCACTATTTGCTTATGTTATTTTTCCAAATCATGAAATACTGCATTTAAGCCCTGTAACCGTTCAAAATTTAACTGCAAATTTACTTAATTTAAAATGGTTTATATTGCTTTTATCAAAATGGAGTTTTTCGCTATTTTATATAATTGCTGAATTATGGCCAAACGTAGTTTTTGCATTACTTTTTTGGCAGTTTGTTAATAACATTACTACAGTGGAAGAATCTAAAAGATTTTATCCGTTATTCGGTTTACTTAGTCAAACAGGTATTTATTTAGCAGGGCAGTTTTTAGAAAATCTAAGTAATATTAACGATTACGTAACTAATAAATTTGCATTGCAATCGTCTTTTCATACACTTTCTATACAAATTATTCTAACTATAGTACTAATTTTAGGCATAATAGCTATTAAAACTTTTTGGCTGCTTAATCATAAAGTACTAGATAAAGAGCATATGGCGTTACTTAAATTTAAAGCAAAGAAAAAATCTATGACTATTGCCGAAAGTTTTCAAATGATTCTATCGTCAAGACATATTAGATTAATTGCAACTTTGCTTATCTGCTATGGCATTGCCATTAATTTAGTAGAAGGTCCTTGGAAAGCAGCAGCTACTAAAATTTATAAAACTCCAACCGAATATGCAGCTTTTATAGGAAGTTATTTGAGCTACACCGGAGTATTTACTATTTTATTTGTCGTACTTGGTTCAAATATAGTTAGAAGACTTGGCTGGTTTACGGCGGCTGTTATCACACCTTTAATAGTTTTTATTACCGGTATATTATTTTTTGCTGTTAATAACTTTGAAGGATTTGCCGGCTTAATAATAGCAAACTTTATCCTAACCGATCCTGCTTTAATTGCTATAACAATAGGTGCTATTCAAAATGTGCTTAGTAAATCAAGCAAATATACCTTATTTGATTCAACAAAAGAAATGGCATATGTTCCTTTAGATCCGGAAATAAAAATAAAAGGTAAAGCTGCTGCCGACGTGATAGGTACAAAACTCGGTAAATCAGGCAGTGCATTTTTACAATCATTAGTATTTATAATATTACCTTCCGCTAGTTATCAATCTATTTCCATCTGTTTAATGATTATATTTATAATTACTTGCTTAACTTGGCTTTGGGCAACTAAAGAACTCAATAAAGAATATAAAAATTCTATTAAATTTTCTCAATAA